GCGGGTGGCGTGACGGTCAGTTACTTCGAGTGGGTGCAGGACTTCAGCTCGTTCTTCTGGACCGAAGACGAGATTAACCAGCGCCTGGACCGCATCATGACCGACGCTTTCCTGAGCCTGTGGGACGTCAAGGAGCGCCACGGCGTGACCCTGCGTACCGCCGCTTACATCGTGGCGTGTACCCGCGTTCTGGAAGCACGTGCGCTGCGCGGCCTGTACCCCTGATTCTCAGAAGGTGTTCTCCGCTCCCTCCCCTTGCCGGGGGGAGTTTTTTTGCACCTGACCTGCCACCTTCCTGAGTTCTGGCCGCATCCAATACCAGCGGCCCAGGTCAGAAACCAAATCCTGACCTGGGCCGCTCCCCTAGGTGTGGTTACGTTTTGTTCCCGCTTATTGCATGGGGTTCATGGGCTGACCGTTGAAAGTCATGCCATTCACGATCTCCAGGGCACGTTCACGCACGGCGTCGGGCAGTTTGGCGTAGTGCAGGCCCTCGTGGTAGCCCTGACCGCTGGTCAGCATCCACTGCAGCAGGTGCTGCAACCGCTCGCCCTGGGCCTTGTCGCGGCCAGCGTAGTTCTGCTCAGGGTAGACCAGCAAGTAGGTGTAGGACGCCATCGGATACACGCCTTCGCCTTCAGCGTTGGTCACGCTGCCGCGCATGTCTTCAGGCAGTTCAGAAGCGGCGGCGGCGGCAGTCACACCTTCCAGGCTGGGCTGCATGAACTCACCCGCAGCGTTCTGGATGGCCATCATGGGCATGTTGTTCTGCTGTGCGTAGGCTTCTTCGATATAGCCCAGAGCGCCGGGGGTGTTCTGCACCAGGCCAGCTACGCCGTCGTTGCCCTTGGCGGCGCTGCCCACCGTCCAGTTGACCGAGTTGCCCATGCCCACGCTGTCGCTGAACTCAGGGCTGACTTTGCTCAGGAAGTCGGTAAACACGGCGGTGGTGCCCGAGGAGTCGGAGCGGCGAGCCACGGTGATTGGCAGCCCGGGCAGTTCCACGCCTTCGTTCAGTTCCAGAATGGCGGGATCGTTCCAAGTGGTGATCTTGCCCAGGAAGATGTCGGCCAGGACAGGGCCGGTCATCTTGAGGGTGGTGGCAGGGTCCAGGCCGGGAACGTTGTAGGTGGCGGTGACCGCACCCAGGGCCATGGGGATGTGGGCAATTTCGCCGGGCGCACTGGCCAGCTTCTCGTCGTCCATGGCATTGTCGCTGGCGCCGAAGTCCACCGTCTGTTCGATGATCTGCTTCTGGCCGGTGCCTGAACCCACCGACTGGTAGTTCACGCTCACGCCGACTTCTTTGCCATACTCGTCAAACATCTTGGAGTACAGGGGAAAGGGGAAAGAAGCACCTGCGCCGGTCAGGTTGCCATCGGCGTGGGGCGCAGCAGGCGCACTCAGGCCAGCCGCAGCGCCAGCATTGGCCGCAGCGTCAGTTACAGCCTCGCCTGCATCGGTGGCCGCTTCGGTGACCGTCTCAGCAGCGGCTTCGGTGGCCGTCTCGGTGGTCGTGGTGGTGGTCGCAGTGGCCGCCTCGCCCGTCTCTTGGGTGGTGGTCGTGGTGGTGGCCGGCTCGGAGCAGGCGAACAGCATGGCCGTCAGCGGCAGCAAGAACAGGTGCTTGGCAGTCAATTTCATGCGGCGAGTCTAGGGAGGGTGTGTCAGCATTCTGTCAGCCCGGAGGCGTTTACATCGTCTCTAACGTCATTTTAACGGTTACTTGCCCTCTGTAAACTTTTGAGGCCGTCCAGCTCCTCCGTGCCAAATTATGGCCACCCTGAGCCAGCAAGTGAATGCTCAGGGCAGTGCACATGACTCCCGGAATTAGAGCGGGATGTTGCCATGCTTGCGGAAGGGGCGCTGCTCTTCCTTGCCGCGCAGCATCGCAAAGGTCTGAATCAGCTGCGCCCGCGTGGTTTCCATCGGAATCACGTCGTCGATGTAGCCCTTGCCGGCAGCCACGTAAGGGTTGTCGAAGGCTTCCTTGTAGTCGCGGATTTTCTCGGCGCGGGTCGCCTCAGGGTTCTCCGAGTTCTGGATTTCGCGGCGGTACACGATGTTGGCCGCACCCTCCGCTCCCATCACGGCCACAGCGGCGGTAGGCCAGGCGTACACCACGTCGGCGCCCATGTCGCGGCTGTTCATGGCGAGGTAGGCCCCGCCGTAGCTCTTGCGGGTGATCAGGGTGATTTTGGGCACGGTGGCCTCGGCGTAGGCGTACAGCATCTTGGCCCCGTGCCGGATGATGCCGGCGTGCTCCTGGCCCACGCCCGGCAGAAAGCCGGTCACATCCACCAGGGTCAGGATAGGCACGTTGTAGCAGTCGCAGGTGCGGATAAAGCGGGCGGCCTTGTCGGACGCGTCGATGTTCAGCGAGCCGGCCATCACCTTGGGGTTGTTGGCGACGATGCCCACACTCTCGCCGTTCAGCCGCGCAAAGCCCACGATGATGTTTTTGGCCCAGTCGGGCTGGAGTTCCATGAAGCTGCCCCGGTCCACCAGCGTCTCGATCACGCCGTGCATGGCGTAGGGGCGGGTCTGGTCAGGCGTGACCATCTCCAGCAGTTCGGGGGTCTCGCGGGTGGGCGAATCGCTGACCTCGGCGCGGGTGGCCTGTTCACGGGCGTTTTGCGGCAGATAGGTCAGCAGCTGCTTGATACCGTCCAGCACGGCGGCGTCGCCTTCCAGCGCCAGATGCGCCACGCCGGATTTGCGCCCGTGTACGCTGCTGCCGCCCAGCTGATCGAAGGTCACGTCCTCACGCGTGACCGACTTGATGACTTCGGGGCCGGTGATGAACATGTACGAACTCCCCTTGCTCATCAGGATGAAATCGGTCAGCGCCGGGCTGTACACCGCGCCGCCCGCGCAGCGCCCCAGAATGGCGCTGATCTGCGGCACCACGCCGGAATAGATGGCGTTGCGGTAGAAAATCTCGCCGTAGCCGCTCAGGGAGTCCACGCCTTCTTGAATCCGCGCCCCGGCCGAGTCGTTCAGGCCGATCACCGGGCAGCCGGTCTTGGCGGCCAGGTCCATCACCTTGACCACCTTGGCGGCGTTCATCTTGCCCAGAGAGCCGCCCAGCACGGTGAAATCCTGGCTGAACATGAACACCTGCCGCCCGCCGATGGTGCCGCTTCCGGTCACCACGCCCTCGCCGGGAGCGTCCACGCCGTCCATCAGGCGGTTGCGGCCATGCTCGACGAAGGTGGACATCTCCAGAAAGCTGCCCCCGTCTAGTAGGTACTCGATGCGCTCACGGGCCGTCATCTTGCCGCCGCTGCGCTGCTTTTGCTGTCGCTCCTCGCCGCCTCCGGCCTCCACTTTGGTACGGCGGGCCTGCATCTGAGCGACCAGTTCTTTCAGCTCCAGGCTGAGATTATTGGGCTGTGACATGGGGGTAGTCTAGCGGGTGGGACGCAGGCAGACGCAGAGGGGCCGGCGCAGTGAAGGTCGGAGCGCAGGGCGGGGGCGCGACCTCAAATCCCTGCGACCCTCAGACACTGTGAACCTCAGCCCAGCATCTTGAGTTCACTCAGCCCCGACAGGAACTCGCGCTCCGGGTACTCCTCGGCGTCGAAGCCCCGGTCGCCCTCGGCCGGCTGCACGCTCAGGCCGGCGAAGTCGTACAGCTCCGCGTCGAGCAGGTGGCTGGGGGTCACGCGGGTCAGCGAACGCAGAATGTTATTCAGGCGGCCCGGATGCTCACGCTCCCAGCCTGCCAGCATCTCCCCCACCACTTTGCGCTGCAAGTTCTCCTGGCTGCCGCACAGAGTGCAGGGGATGATGGGAAACCCTTTGGCCCCCGCGTAGGCCACAATCTGGCTCTCTGCCACGTAGGCCAGCGGGCGAATCACCACGTTGGTGCCGTCGTCCGATTGCAGCTTGGGCGGCATGGCCTTGAGGCGAGCGCCAAAAAACATGTTCATGAACAGCGTCTGCAAAATATCGTCGCGGTGGTGGCCCAGCGCAATCTTGGTGGCCCCGATGCGGCGGGCGTGCGCGTACAGGATGCCCCGGCGCAGGCGGCTGCACAGACTACAGGTGGTCTTGCCTTCGGGCACCTTTTCCTTCACCACGCTGTAGGTGTCCTCGGTCAGGATGTCGTACGGCACGCCCAGTTCAGACAGGTAACGCGGCAGCACGTCCTTCGGGAAGCCCGGCTGGCCCTGGTCCAGGTTCACCGCCACTACCTCGAAGCGGACCGGCGCCCGCTTCTGGAGGTGCAGCAGCACGTCCAGCAGGGTGTAACTATCCTTGCCGCCCGAGAGGCACACCATGACCTTGTCGCCGTCCTCAATCATCCCGAAGTCGCCGGTGGCCTGCCCGGCGGCCTTGGTGATAGGACGGAAGAACTCGTCGGTGGTGGGTGGAAGATGGTGGATGGAATTAGCCATAAGTGTTTGCGGGAGAGGAAAAGGGCCAAAACATGGTCAGCATTCTAGGTGATCCGCCTTAAGTTTCCGCCCCCACCGTCCGTCAACCATCTTCCAGCACGGGCGCAAACCTAGTTCACCAGCTTGGTCTTGTTCGCCACGAAATCCATCAGCACGTACTGGCCGATGTTCTGCGGCGTGGTGAAGTATGCCTTGCCGCGCGTCATCTCGGCCACCCGGCGCACGAAGGCC
The sequence above is a segment of the Deinococcus radiophilus genome. Coding sequences within it:
- the pstS gene encoding phosphate ABC transporter substrate-binding protein PstS is translated as MKLTAKHLFLLPLTAMLFACSEPATTTTTTQETGEAATATTTTTTETATEAAAETVTEAATDAGEAVTDAAANAGAAAGLSAPAAPHADGNLTGAGASFPFPLYSKMFDEYGKEVGVSVNYQSVGSGTGQKQIIEQTVDFGASDNAMDDEKLASAPGEIAHIPMALGAVTATYNVPGLDPATTLKMTGPVLADIFLGKITTWNDPAILELNEGVELPGLPITVARRSDSSGTTAVFTDFLSKVSPEFSDSVGMGNSVNWTVGSAAKGNDGVAGLVQNTPGALGYIEEAYAQQNNMPMMAIQNAAGEFMQPSLEGVTAAAAASELPEDMRGSVTNAEGEGVYPMASYTYLLVYPEQNYAGRDKAQGERLQHLLQWMLTSGQGYHEGLHYAKLPDAVRERALEIVNGMTFNGQPMNPMQ
- a CDS encoding acyl-CoA carboxylase subunit beta; translated protein: MSQPNNLSLELKELVAQMQARRTKVEAGGGEERQQKQRSGGKMTARERIEYLLDGGSFLEMSTFVEHGRNRLMDGVDAPGEGVVTGSGTIGGRQVFMFSQDFTVLGGSLGKMNAAKVVKVMDLAAKTGCPVIGLNDSAGARIQEGVDSLSGYGEIFYRNAIYSGVVPQISAILGRCAGGAVYSPALTDFILMSKGSSYMFITGPEVIKSVTREDVTFDQLGGSSVHGRKSGVAHLALEGDAAVLDGIKQLLTYLPQNAREQATRAEVSDSPTRETPELLEMVTPDQTRPYAMHGVIETLVDRGSFMELQPDWAKNIIVGFARLNGESVGIVANNPKVMAGSLNIDASDKAARFIRTCDCYNVPILTLVDVTGFLPGVGQEHAGIIRHGAKMLYAYAEATVPKITLITRKSYGGAYLAMNSRDMGADVVYAWPTAAVAVMGAEGAANIVYRREIQNSENPEATRAEKIRDYKEAFDNPYVAAGKGYIDDVIPMETTRAQLIQTFAMLRGKEEQRPFRKHGNIPL
- the ttcA gene encoding tRNA 2-thiocytidine(32) synthetase TtcA gives rise to the protein MANSIHHLPPTTDEFFRPITKAAGQATGDFGMIEDGDKVMVCLSGGKDSYTLLDVLLHLQKRAPVRFEVVAVNLDQGQPGFPKDVLPRYLSELGVPYDILTEDTYSVVKEKVPEGKTTCSLCSRLRRGILYAHARRIGATKIALGHHRDDILQTLFMNMFFGARLKAMPPKLQSDDGTNVVIRPLAYVAESQIVAYAGAKGFPIIPCTLCGSQENLQRKVVGEMLAGWEREHPGRLNNILRSLTRVTPSHLLDAELYDFAGLSVQPAEGDRGFDAEEYPEREFLSGLSELKMLG